A single genomic interval of Cucumis sativus cultivar 9930 chromosome 5, Cucumber_9930_V3, whole genome shotgun sequence harbors:
- the LOC101203878 gene encoding protein JINGUBANG, producing the protein MNNQSIRYTHHSIPFFPNFNLIILQIKPIPILQFLPTDSKIPFFFFTPPLPPSLLPLSLSLSSMDPPVTEAATPLLHSTSSESSSDADDHTPPTSYRFHFKGIKFPCDFLNKSPSGYSSYRPLAVLPGHIGSVSSLALCGEFILSASQGKDIIVWQQPDLRVFTRFGHGEGSVKAVVAVGNRVFTAHQDGKIRVWKVSRRSENNFRLVNTLPTAKDYLGKFMKQSNYVQTRRHHKILWIEHADTISCLAVHNGLIYSGSWDKTLKVWRVSDLKCLESIKAHDDAINGVVACNGIVYSASADGKIKAWGRRKKEEEQVEEEMHSLLGILEGHKDVSINSVVVSNDGKWVFGGISDGFLMGWEKIGETMSWKVVCEKKAHKMAVLCVCLTGEFLCSGSADKSIGIWRREAFGRLCKIGVINGHEGPIKCLQAAPNGVGEGFLLYSGSLDKSLRVWWVSKASASSSSSSSSSSSSSAMGVGAFVAEDSKKSIISF; encoded by the coding sequence ATGAACAACCAAAGTATCCGTTACACCCACCATTCAATTCCCTTTTTCcccaactttaatttaataatccTACAAATCAAACCTATCCCAATTCTTCAATTCCTCCCAACGGATTCAAAGattcccttctttttcttcactccTCCGCTCCCCCCCTCccttctccctctctctctctctctctcttccatGGATCCTCCTGTAACAGAAGCTGCCACGCCATTGTTGCACTCCACAAGCTCTGAAAGCAGCAGTGACGCTGACGACCACACTCCCCCGACTTCCTACCGATTCCACTTCAAAGGCATCAAATTCCCTTGTGATTTTCTCAACAAATCCCCATCTGGGTATTCTTCATATCGCCCACTGGCTGTTCTCCCCGGCCACATTGGCTCTGTTTCTTCTTTGGCTCTATGTGGTGAGTTCATTTTAAGCGCCTCGCAAGGGAAAGACATAATCGTATGGCAGCAGCCGGACTTAAGGGTTTTCACTAGATTCGGCCATGGTGAAGGATCGGTTAAGGCGGTGGTCGCCGTCGGGAACAGAGTCTTCACAGCTCATCAGGACGGGAAAATCAGAGTTTGGAAGGTTTCACGCAGGTCGGAGAACAATTTCCGTCTCGTGAATACTCTACCAACGGCGAAAGACTATTTGGGTAAGTTTATGAAACAAAGCAATTATGTTCAAACAAGAAGGCACCATAAAATCCTGTGGATTGAACATGCGGATACAATTTCTTGTTTAGCTGTTCATAATGGTCTGATTTACTCTGGCTCTTGGGACAAAACCCTAAAAGTTTGGAGGGTTTCTGATTTGAAATGTTTAGAATCCATTAAAGCTCACGATGATGCCATTAATGGGGTTGTAGCTTGTAATGGGATTGTATATTCAGCTTCTGCAGATGGGAAAATCAAAGCatggggaagaagaaaaaaagaagaagaacaagtagaagaagaaatgcataGTTTGTTAGGGATTTTAGAGGGTCATAAGGATGTATCAATAAATTCTGTGGTAGTTTCAAATGATGGGAAATGGGTATTTGGGGGAATTTCAGATGGGTTTTTAATGGGATGGGAAAAGATTGGAGAAACAATGAGTTGGAAAGTTGTTTGTGagaaaaaagctcataaaatgGCTGTCTTATGTGTATGTTTGACGGGGGAGTTTTTGTGCAGTGGATCAGCTGATAAGAGTATTGGGATTTGGAGAAGAGAAGCATTTGGGAGACTGTGTAAAATTGGGGTGATAAATGGACATGAAGGACCAATCAAATGCTTACAAGCAGCTCCAAATGGTGTGGGTGAGGGATTCTTGTTGTATAGTGGTAGCCTTGATAAAAGCTTGAGAGTTTGGTGGGTTTCTAAAGCTTCtgcttcatcatcttcatcatcttcatcttcttcttcttcttcagccATGGGAGTTGGTGCTTTCGTTGCAGAGGATTCGAAGAAGTCTATCATTTCCTTCTGA